CCTTGGCGCTCTGCGGGGCATGGCGCATGCAGGGATGGAGGGAAATAGTGAAGCGATTATCGCGGCCTCCTATTTTGCACCAACACAGCTGCGAATTTCCGAAATGATCAGCCGTCCACCAGATGAATGGGAGACGCGTGAATCCGGCATGGAATTTGCGTATCTCAAGGATGGCGCTATGCAAATAGACAAAATGAGCAATATTGTGCGTCTGGGCCGCGATTTTAACGTGTTCAAAGGGGTGTAGCACATGGGAGAGGCTATCGTCGTCACTTCAGGAAAAGGCGGCGTCGGCAAAACGACGACGTCAGCCAATATAGGAACAGCGCTTGCACTGCTCGGCAAAAAGGTGTGTTTGGTGGATACGGATATCGGTTTGCGTAATCTAGACGTTGTGATGGGTCTGGAAAACCGGATTATTTATGACCTTGTTGATGTAGCGGAAGGTCGTTGCCGTCTGAATCAGGCACTGGTTAAGGACAAGCGTTTTGAGGAGTTGTATATGCTGCCAGCTGCTCAAACCAAGGACAAGAGTGCTGTTACGCCGGAGCAGGTCAAGGATATTATTTTAGAGCTTAAGAAGGATTTTGAATATATATTGATCGACTGCCCTGCGGGTATTGAGCAAGGCTTTAAAAATGCCATTGCCGGTGCGGATCAGGCCATTGTTGTAACTACTCCAGAAAATGCTGCTGTACGCGATGCAGATCGGGTCATTGGTTTACTGGAAAGTTCACATGTGATATCACCTAAATTAGTGGTTAACCGCATTCGCAATAGTATGGTTAAATCCGGAGATATGTTAGATATTGATGGGATTCTACAAGTGCTTAGCATAGACCTTATTGGGATTGTACCGGATGATGAAATGGTAATTAAAGCAGCTAATACAGGAGAGCCTACTGTTATGAATCCGGATGCACAGGCAGCGATTGCCTATCGGAACATTGCGAGACGAATCTTGGGCGACACTGTGCCTCTTATGCAGCTGGACCAGAAGAAGAGCGTGATGACACGCTTTAAGAAATTTTTTGGTATGGGTGGATAAGGAAAACAGGAAGATTTCTAAGGTAAGTGTTACAGTAGCGTTCATTTGTAATACTAGACACTTAAATAAGTGGCAACTTATTTAAGTGTTTTTGGTTTGCTTTTTTAATTTCTATGATAATGGTTCGTAAATTTAGGTCATTACATAAATGTTATAAATACAAAACATATCCGGTGCGCTAGCGCCGGTTTTTTTGATTTTTTAGGGTATGTAATTCCCACCCGGACAACATAAGTTGAAGCCCGTCCTCATAAGATGTAATAAACTTACCTCGCTGAGGGGGCTGAATAAGATGGACAAAAATTCCGGAATCAAGCAGCGCAGAAAAGAACGTATACAGCAGCTAATCGAGGGAAACAAAGCGGAGGCGTATTCCTCAGGCATAGATCAGAACAGGTATGGGTACAGAGAAATGAAATCGATGCCTGTAGTCAGTGCCAACTCGCCCAGAGACCCAGAAACCGAGTGGAAAAATGATCGACAACGTTGGCAGCAATCTTTTGGGGCAAATCGTGGTCCGTCTTTTTGGAGTTCCTTTTGGCGCAGAACTGTCATAGCAACAGTGTTGTTTGGAGTGGTATGGGGCTTATTTCGCTGGGATATTCCCTATGCAGTAAATTTGAGAATGTTTGTCGCGGATGCCTTGAATAAGGACATGGATTTTGTAGCCGCCGGACAATGGTATAAAACTTATTTTGACGGAGCTCCTTCCTTTTTACCGATTTTTGGCGAGGAGCATGAAACGAACCAGGTAGACGCTAGTCGAAAGGGCTCTCCACCGATTGAAGGCAATATAACACAGCCGTTTGTACTGAGCCTTAAAGGAGTAGAAATTACGCCGAATGTTACCGATAACGGGGCAATCGCTGTTAAAAGTATAGATGCAGGACGTGTATTAGACGTATTAAACCATCCCAAAAGTGGGATTTCGGTTACAGTTCGTCACACTGGTGGCATCACAGCAACTTACGGAAGACTTTCACGCTCTATCTTAAAAGTGAACGATTGGGTTCAGGAGGGTGAAGAGATCGGTGTATTGCCAGCAAATCACGGCGGTAGTGAGGTGGCAACTTTATTTTTGGCAATTCAAAGAGGGGATCAATACATTGACCCGTCGGAAGTGGTAGCCCTTGATTAATGTCCG
This window of the Paenibacillus polymyxa genome carries:
- the minD gene encoding septum site-determining protein MinD, producing the protein MGEAIVVTSGKGGVGKTTTSANIGTALALLGKKVCLVDTDIGLRNLDVVMGLENRIIYDLVDVAEGRCRLNQALVKDKRFEELYMLPAAQTKDKSAVTPEQVKDIILELKKDFEYILIDCPAGIEQGFKNAIAGADQAIVVTTPENAAVRDADRVIGLLESSHVISPKLVVNRIRNSMVKSGDMLDIDGILQVLSIDLIGIVPDDEMVIKAANTGEPTVMNPDAQAAIAYRNIARRILGDTVPLMQLDQKKSVMTRFKKFFGMGG
- a CDS encoding peptidoglycan DD-metalloendopeptidase family protein — protein: MDKNSGIKQRRKERIQQLIEGNKAEAYSSGIDQNRYGYREMKSMPVVSANSPRDPETEWKNDRQRWQQSFGANRGPSFWSSFWRRTVIATVLFGVVWGLFRWDIPYAVNLRMFVADALNKDMDFVAAGQWYKTYFDGAPSFLPIFGEEHETNQVDASRKGSPPIEGNITQPFVLSLKGVEITPNVTDNGAIAVKSIDAGRVLDVLNHPKSGISVTVRHTGGITATYGRLSRSILKVNDWVQEGEEIGVLPANHGGSEVATLFLAIQRGDQYIDPSEVVALD